TGAGATATCCGGATGTGAAATGCATTatttaagagcatctacagctggacCTCTCAAAACCGCTTCATACGCCCCGGGGGGCCGCCTGGTCACTGCCTAGCCACGATATTTTGACCCAGACAGGCCCCTCAAATGaacctcaaacgcccgggctgaccggcacccccatatccagcccaaatatggggcggatatggggcgccCGGGCACGTCAGACCCAGCCcatgctggcccacccgaccccacataaaatcatcctcatccgctcgccggaccaaaccctagccacttcactcccctcccctccactcccctccgccacccGAGCTCGTTTCCAGCTCCTTCCGGTCGTCTCCGGCATGGCAGGCAGCGGATCCGAGTCATTCACCTTCAGGTCCGTCAACCCCAAGCTCATCCCACATGGCCCCAAGGAGGAGATGGTCGTCCGGCTTGCGCTCCGCCGCGCCCGGGAGGAGGCCCGTGCACGGCAACGCTTGAACTCCTTCCGCCAGGAATCGATTGCGTccgcccaaatggcgcatggatctGGCGCTAGGGCAGCCGTCGCTGCCTCACAAAGAGGCGGTGCGGTCCGTCTGGAATCAGGACGCGGTGTCCTACGCGCAACCCCTTCGTTGGCGCGCGGAGGTCATGGACGCACCGTGGGCGTCGTCCGACGCAACCATGGCGCGCCGTGCCCGCCGTGCGAGGCagcgggcgcgggaggcggcggcagcgctcgAGGCGGTGGACATCGGCAAGGCGGAGTCACGCTGTTCGACGCCCCGTACGTTGCAGTAGTTCGGGCGCCGCAACCGCGTCATGGTGGATGTCGCCGAATCATGCCAGGACGGATCCATTATCGATCTGGCGTCCACCGGCACCCAACGGGTTccgggctccgacgaggaagagtaggacatgggaGACGGGGggccttgagtcccgtgagccagctcgtgtcccatgccctactctacaTTGCCGCCGACCAGAACAACACATTGGGGAGCGCAACCGGCTGCCGCACATGGACACGACGACCGGACGAGCTCCGCTTAAAGATCGCTACGTTGTAATAATATGAATTTAAGATTTCTAATTTGAGATATCTGGATGTGAAATGCATTatttaagagcatctacagccagaccTCTCAAACCCGCTTCATACGCCCCGGCGGGCCGCCCGGTCACTGCCTAGTCACTATTTTGTGACCCAGACGGGCCCCTCAAACGGCCCTCAAACGCCCGGACTGACCGgcacccccatatccagcccaaaatggggcggatatgggggcgcccgggcacaCCCGCCACGTCAAACCCGGCCcatgctggcccacccgaccccacataaaATCCTTCCCATCCGCTCgccagaccaaaccctagccacttcactcccctCCGCCACCCGAGCTTGTTTCAGGCTCCTTCCGGTCATCTCCGGCTTGGCGGGGAACGGATCCGAGTCATTCACCTTCAGATCCGTCGACCCCAAGCTCATCCCAcgcggccccgaggaggagatggcaGTCCGGCTTGCGCTCCGTCGCGCCCGGGAGGAGGCCCATGCATGGCTGCACTCGGACTCCATCCatcgggaatccattgcgtccgcccaaatggCACATGGATCCGGCGCTAGGCCGACCGTAGCTGCCTCGTCGGAGGCTGTGCGGTCCGTCTGGCGTCCGAACGCGCTGACGGACGCGCAACCCCTCCGCGGTGGCGCACCGATATTCATGAGGCACCGTCGTTCCACAAGGCCATGGtacgacatgcctaccatgcaAGGCAACAGGCGTGGGAGACGGCGGCAGCCTTCGCGGCGGCGGACGTCGGCAAGGCGGAGTTGCATTCTCCGGCGTCCCGTATGGCGCATCAGTCCGGTGCCACAACCGCATCGTGGTGGACGTCGGTGGCTCGTCCCCGgacggatccgtcatcgatctgacGTCCACCGACACCGTTCGGGTTCggggctccgacgaggaagagtagggcatgggaaaCGGCGGGGCCTTAAGTcccgtgagccggctcgtgtcccatgccctaccCTACCTTGCCGGCGACGGCGGGGCCTTGAGTCCCGTTAGccggctcgtgtcccatgccctaccCGTGAACGGCGGATCCTCAGAGCGCAGCAGGTCGCCGGACATGGCCAGGGCGGAGCCGGGCGAGCGGCGAGTGGAACCGGACGAAGCTCCGGTCAAAGAACGAtgcgttgcatgtaataatatggatttgaggtttctaatttAAGGTATCCAAATGTGAAATGCGTTTTTTGAGGGGTGACGGGTCATTGTCCGCGGACgtgcccgggcgcgtccgcgggcgtaCGAGGAGTTGGATTtaccaagtccggctgtagatgctctaagacgTGACCGATGATCGTCCGCGGACGCGCCCAGAGGCCTCCACTGGTGTTTGAGGGTCGGATTTGCGCATCTTAAGACGCGCTGGGAGACCTGTATGCCAACCCGCAGCCCAGTGCGGGGGACACCACTACTTCAGACAGCAGCGCTGGGTGGAGGCGGGGCCACTGGGAAGGAGTTATGGTTTGCCatgagagcaagtataataagcttATGTAAGCACGTTGTAAGGGtcaaaaaattattattttttgctgACATGGaggggagagaagaggagagagaagaggagccgGCTACAGAATAAGAATCAGCTGCAACACGTGCTCCTAGACACTATGTGAGAATGGGAGGTGGGCCATGTATTAATGAAGTAGCACATCTTTGTATCTTACTATTATACTCAAAgcctataaggttggctatagatgacaagGCAATGTCATATAGCCATCAGCTCGCTGTATTATTAACCATTCTCTGAATTGcaccaaagaaaaaaaatagtcGTGGTTTGCCATGGAGCCGCCGCAACGGCAGAAACAAATGAGGGCACGAGATCGCCCTCGACTAACGGCGCACCGCACTCGTGCCCGGCTGGCTCCCGCAGAGAAGCTCTTGTGCCACATGCTAGTTTTTGGCGAATCTGAACTTGTCAACTAGCTCAGCAGCCTTCAAATAAAATTATAAAGTGCGCTCTACAAGCTTTTTGGAAGTTTTCTGCTATGACTGAGATTTAACGAAGTCTTAGTCGATGCTATATGCGTTAGATCTTACGTGGAAATTCGTGTAaaattttctttcttcctttttatatgttctatcacttgactgagacttcGTTAAGTCTCAATCGACTGAGATCTAGCCACGTCCTTTCATATATGACTTTACAATGACTCTGCTGGAGTTGCTCTTATCAAGTACAGGGGCCTAATATCCCTGCAAGCCCCATGCTTTTTTTTTTGAACCGTGGTACCCCTTTCCATTGCAATAACGGAAACACAACTATTCTAGACATAATCAGGAAGAAGAGAAAAAGGGTTGTACGACTTACAAGCCCTATGCTTTTCTTGTGGCCGGGTTGTACGAGTCGAGCATTGTTTTGTTGTGTCAGTTTGCTGCTGCTCTTTGGGATGGGGCAAAGTTCAGTTTGATATTCAACTGTGCAGGAAAAATCTGAGAAATGCTAAACAATGGTTGCTGAGCCTTCTGGACAGATGCAACGACTTACAAGCTGTGGTAATTGGCGTGGTGTGCTGGCATATTTGGGATGCACGAAATGAAGTCAGAAACTCTGAGGTTACAGCTTTGCTAGAGAGTAACAATATAAAAAAAATCTTGCTTATGCGGATATGATTGCCACTCATCGCCTGATTTCAGTGAAACCGGTGCAGTCACCAAGGTGTGCAGTCCTGATGGAAGTCGAGAAATGGCGATCTTTTCCTCTTCTTCGAGCTGGGCAGACGCGAAGAAGATTCCGGTGACGTTGAAATCCTGAGAACAACAACCATTTAGCTTCGTTACAACATTGGGGGATTAAATCTGGTTAGTTGAGAAATCGAAGTGGAAGTAAAGCAGGGCATAGTTGATAGTTCCCTGTTTTGAGAAGGAACATTTGTACCTTTTATCAGCTGGCTCCTCCAATGTCGTGTCGTTTTCATCTGGTTGTTCCTCCAGAATGTCATCTGGTTGTTGTTTCTGTTTTGTGCTTATGTCAACATCGGAACTATAACCCACCAATTGCATGTTGATTGTAGGATTGCTTGGATGGTTACTAACGACGGTCCTTGAGGCATACTCTAAATCAGAAGCTGCACCCCCAAATTTTGTGGAAATCTCTTTAAGCCCAGGCATATGTTCAATGTTAATAACTGCAGTACCATGTTGATGCTGTACTTGGCCCGAACGAGAAAAGAGAGGGTGTCCCATTGGTGGGATGGCATTGAAAACTAGCTTGAGCTTCAAGAGATTAGGCATTGCATTCGCCTCAAATTTTAGGCAAGCTATACCGGTCGTGAACCTCAACTTGAAGTACTTGAGAACTGAGAACCTGGCCGCCTTTTCAAAGATGATCTTGTGAGTGGGTGCCGTCTCCACATACAGCGACAGAGCAGTGAGGGCACACAATCCTCCGAGAGTATCAACACAAATCATTGTTAGTTCCCTCACCGGAATCTTCAAAATGGATAGGTTGCCATGTTTCTCAACCCACGGAGGAATTCGTGAAAATATGCAGCAGTTGTGCGGCGAGAACTCAAATCTTTGGAGAAGGGGGGGAGGTGCCATGTGATCCCATGGAATGATTACTTTTGAAGCGCCAGGAACCACAAAATTTTTAACTGAGGAACCGTGAGCCACTACTATAGTTTTCAGGTTGCCATGTCCTCCAATTAAAGAACCCAGACCTTCCATGCTTCTCTTCAGATGGTCGGAAGAAGGCGGTGTAGAAGAAGAGGTGAGATGAAGATCCTGCAGGTAGTTCAACTTGCCAAGGGTCCACAGACTGATGACAGAGTCATACATGCTACCAATCCATTCCATCAGACTTGTGCCAACAGTAAGAGTCAGGTGCAACAAGTGTGGGAGATATATAATATCCCACGGAACAGCAGTGACTCTTGTTGCATCCATAACATCCAATGTTTGCAAACATTTCAGCCCCCACATACTGTTTGGTAGTTTAATGCAGACATCACTTGCAATCTTCAAATATCTCAGCTGAAGCAGTACTGATATCCCAGTGAGGTCTATGGGTTCGAGGTTACCACGATGACCTGATAGTTGAAGGTTCAGAACACGGAGAACCTTGAACTCTCTAATACAAGGCATACACTCGAATAATCCAAAAAAAGTAAGTGACCGAACTTGTGACTTTGTAATGTTTGGTGGTGTCTTCGCATATTTTGCATCGCCAAAGATGAGGGATAGTCGATGAACCTTATGAGAAATTGCTATATTCTTTCGATTGCAATCTACTACGACAATGAAATTCTCTTCTGCAGACTTCTGTGCAATAAGATCACGCACTACATCATGAACTGTACAGGATAGTACCTTATTGTTGTATAAAGGTTGGATGAATCTTCCATCAATAAGTGCATCGAAATAGATTCCTGCAATTTTCTCTATCATTTCTTGATCTTGATCTTTCCCTTTATCTGAAGCAATAAACCCTTCAGCCACCCATTGCTTTACCAGATCATCCTTCGGGATTATGGAGCCCCCTGGATGCATATGAAGATACAGCAAACATGTCCTCAGATAATGAGGAAGATTATTGTAGCTGAGGTTCAGTACTTGTCTCGTTATTTCTGAAGTAGGACTTGACCACAGTTTGGACCTCAACGAATCCCGTATGTATGTCAGCAAATCCAGTGACACTGCTGTCTGATTGGCCAAATGACTAGCTATGTTGATTGTCGCTAGCGGCAAACCACCACAGGTATCAACAATTTCGTTtgaaacttgttggaattcttcaGGACAGTCACTTTCAGAACCAAAAAGCCTGTTAAAAAATAGCTTTCTTGAGTGATCATCGTCGAGAGGTTTCATCTCGAAAACATGCTCTGAGTGATCACAGCAACATGTTAATGCAACATCTGCAATTTGTGTAGTTATTATAATTCTGCTGCTATGGTTCCCCTTCGGAAAAGCATATTTAATGACATCCCATACTGATGCATCCCACAAATCATCAATAACAATTAGATACCTGCATGCCAATATTTCATGCATATCAGATATATAGTGTCAGGCTAATAGTAAAATTgatgtttgttgggttagcataaactaaactaaactaaaataagtATCATTAGGGAACTGGGTTAAGAGTACCTTTTATCTTGAAGATGTCTGCTGATATTGTCACTGATGCCAAGCTCATTACGACTGGCAGCTAGTGGCTGCTTCTTATGGTGGAGTTGCGAGAACAAGTCACGGAGAAGTCTCTTCATATCAGGCTTTTTGGAAACTCGGATGAAAGCTATGCAATCGAATTGCATCCCAATTCTGTTGTACAACACTTTGGCAAGTGTAGTTTTACCCAGACATCCAGATCCATGAATAGACACCACCTTCAGCTGCTGCTGATCTGCCGCATTGTTAGCGGACAATGAGTTGATAAACTCATTCATCCGGCCATCGATTACTATGTGATTATCGGTTTCTTCATAGGGCACTGGAAGCATACGGCCAGTGGACACGAATGTACGCCTCCTCAAGTTACTGCAGCAATGGAGCATATACCTGTCGTGCCGTTCAATGGCATCTTGGATGTAGGTCCTGAACTGTGATATCATTTTAAGTACCGCAATGTTCTTGGGCCTCTTGGGAAGACGACGAGCAGTGATCATGACATGAATATTTCTGCAGACCGATCTGATGTTGTCATGGTCTGACACTCGAGACACATATGTTATTCGCTTGCACCACTTGAGCCTCTTTGGAATCCTAACATAACTGGTA
This region of Triticum aestivum cultivar Chinese Spring chromosome 2D, IWGSC CS RefSeq v2.1, whole genome shotgun sequence genomic DNA includes:
- the LOC123054907 gene encoding disease resistance protein RGA5 → MQGEYRSSSSSEGSAGSAAAAAAAAAAMAPLAAAAAAAAAKEEHNVKAAVAPPIPMAMAMPLEPRKQYRGVRMRKWGKWVAEIREPHKRTRIWLGSYATPVAAARAYDTAVFYLRGRSARLNFPDEISALAQSSPEAEAGALSAASIRKKAIEVGSRVDALQTGMTTMVAAPTHHHERKKHQSGSSGAGELEGELGDGPVLPAASIRKKAIEVVSRVDALQSGMMMGALPTHHGERKKHHAGASGSGELEGELADGPVVPAALIRKKAIEVGSRMDALQRGMTMGAAPTHHRKQQKHQASASGEGKFAGEPADGAVLSVASIREDIEVGPRADALQSGMKMVAAPTHHRGQQNHPHHHHSEPHGKELHRHQSLQHDHCWVISASFGAMRALIGKLDILLLAPSSPHGCSSKRVKDGMRLLKDDVDEISSYLDELSEVEDPPPMAKCWMNEARDLSYDIEDYIDCLNNKKQNKKQKKKKQKFSTSYVRIPKRLKWCKRITYVSRVSDHDNIRSVCRNIHVMITARRLPKRPKNIAVLKMISQFRTYIQDAIERHDRYMLHCCSNLRRRTFVSTGRMLPVPYEETDNHIVIDGRMNEFINSLSANNAADQQQLKVVSIHGSGCLGKTTLAKVLYNRIGMQFDCIAFIRVSKKPDMKRLLRDLFSQLHHKKQPLAASRNELGISDNISRHLQDKRYLIVIDDLWDASVWDVIKYAFPKGNHSSRIIITTQIADVALTCCCDHSEHVFEMKPLDDDHSRKLFFNRLFGSESDCPEEFQQVSNEIVDTCGGLPLATINIASHLANQTAVSLDLLTYIRDSLRSKLWSSPTSEITRQVLNLSYNNLPHYLRTCLLYLHMHPGGSIIPKDDLVKQWVAEGFIASDKGKDQDQEMIEKIAGIYFDALIDGRFIQPLYNNKVLSCTVHDVVRDLIAQKSAEENFIVVVDCNRKNIAISHKVHRLSLIFGDAKYAKTPPNITKSQVRSLTFFGLFECMPCIREFKVLRVLNLQLSGHRGNLEPIDLTGISVLLQLRYLKIASDVCIKLPNSMWGLKCLQTLDVMDATRVTAVPWDIIYLPHLLHLTLTVGTSLMEWIGSMYDSVISLWTLGKLNYLQDLHLTSSSTPPSSDHLKRSMEGLGSLIGGHGNLKTIVVAHGSSVKNFVVPGASKVIIPWDHMAPPPLLQRFEFSPHNCCIFSRIPPWVEKHGNLSILKIPVRELTMICVDTLGGLCALTALSLYVETAPTHKIIFEKAARFSVLKYFKLRFTTGIACLKFEANAMPNLLKLKLVFNAIPPMGHPLFSRSGQVQHQHGTAVINIEHMPGLKEISTKFGGAASDLEYASRTVVSNHPSNPTINMQLVGYSSDVDISTKQKQQPDDILEEQPDENDTTLEEPADKRISTSPESSSRLPSSKKRKRSPFLDFHQDCTPW